The nucleotide sequence gtcaaaaacatgtttttgaatgatattttggtgacattttgcaatatattttgtgCTACCTGGGTTAGATCATTCAAAAATGGATGGTTAGACTTAATGTAACTGTAATGAATTACTATTGCACAAAAACATTACGTTCTTCCAACAAATATTTATGTCCCGTCTTCCAATCCAATATATCAAATGTCGGAGAAACCTGGACACAATACCCAAAACTAATGTTATTCAAAGAACACAGCACAAACAGATAAAAACATGATAGTGCGTGATCATTGCATCAACACCACATGTACATATTGTTACAACAACTTATTTGGAAGAAACTCATACAATTGTATGTTGTAACATAAATTGGAATTTTCTGTTGATGTCTTAGagaaataatttgcttaaaaaatGTGTTGAGAGAAAACCATGGTATTATAAACAGATACaccatgttaaggaggggtatttgtgaaaaataccagtagagagaatgttaaatttcgcgagccgtaaggcgagggaaattcattctcaagactggtatttttcgcaaatacccctcaagaacatgctatatagatctgtttaattacaccgaatgttaatgttcaaaaacgcattgatgattgcgatgttacaagcgtccagtcgtgGCAAATACCAcagcagagagggtaaaaaaggcatatccttttggcaaataccccggcggcgtttcaaaatgaacgatattcatttgataacagtaaattggtgaaaaaataCACTTgttatcaaccaatcaaaatctagGATTCTTAAATAAGGTGAAATTATATCTGCAATTTGATGTTGAACCATACTTTGCTAATAAAATATGCGACTCAACTAGATCTAAAGGAAAGAAGGCGGAGCTTAGCTTAGATACAACATATTCGTTTTTATGGTATTCCATGGCTGATGCTCCACCCTTTTCTTTTTAAAGGTATCCGCCTCTGAAATATTTAGGAAATTGATCATGTGTACCACATCTTTTGAAACCTTATACAAACTAAATGGGATTGTTACGAGTTCCTTTATATCTTGAGATAtcttgaaaaccaaaaaaataaaacaattcttaccgtcattcgaataattatttaatccttGTTGCTGAAATCcgacatttttgtttactttctgaTGGCATAATGAAATTACCTGCGCATACGATCATACACGGGGCGAAACCCTTGGTTGCGAGAGCTTTctgtcattgaaaaaaaaacggtaACGTGATCAATTTCTTATTTTAGTTcaagctgtcaatcattttatttatatttaaaattttatataccatgtgtcttactcattaacatatttaaacacacccatccttcggattcgtttatttaaatatgttaactcgaaataaccatggtatatatagtacttgACAACAACGTCAGACAGTTAGAATATTTGGAAGCAATAATTGTATAGCTTGACACTTATTTTAAAAGACCTCTGCAGGGAATCATGATTTGGAGTGGAACAGTTTTCTTAATCTCCATTTCACTTATAACGGTGGAGTCCTGCCAGCAAAATGGAAGTAAGTCAAcattattttacttatttttaccATAGGTCGTGTAATTCTTCAACAGGAGCATTTGCCATGTAATAaaaaaagtaagataacaaaaataccgaactccgaggacaaTTAAAATCGGAAAACccttaatcaaatataaaaaatctaaagctcaaactcatcaaacgaatggataaaaattgTCATATGCCAGATTTggttggtacaggcattttcttatgtagaaaacggcgaaataaacctggttctatagctagCTAAAAGGTTGATTTGATTGCATTATTGTCAACTTATAAAGGTGAACCAAGAAGAATATAACTGATGGACACTTTTATTCATGTCCTAGGCCTTAAATTaataatatcatttatattttttcacaaacAACAGCAACGGGATAAATTTGCATTTTTACAGGCTGGCGTTATCAAAGAATAGtgttattatcaaaataaaagcCGATATTGTTAAAAATACAAAAGCGATAAACAAACAAAAGATTTCACTTGTGTCATGTAAGCAAATATTCATGCAAAAGCTACCGACGACTGACAGTAATCATATATGAGTCTGAATTTCTGTCGTGCTACTTTTAATGTTTGAAACCAGCAATATGTCGTTTTCAGTCAGGattaaaaactaacaaaattttattcaaatttttgttcCTCATAAAGGTTTTCCAGTTCTGTggcattaaacaaaaatatatattcaaaatatttatattgtgtGTAAACATAACGTTGAAAACCGCACACATATTTGATGAATAATACTTGTTAAAATGTTTAGTTCTCCCTGTttggaaattgataatttactTCTGTTCAATACAATCTTGTGGTGTTATTTAAGTTGCATTGCATAGGTCTAAGAGTTTCTAAGCTATCAGGGTGGAATCGAATGCATTTTATATGTCATTTTTCCCAACTATCGCAACTGGACCAAGAATTGCAATTGAAAACGGCACAATGTATTTCAGAAACAATTTACTTTGTTCGACATAAACTATGACAATTTCAAAAAAGAATCATGATTATGTCCAGCCAATTACTTTCTCTGAAGTCATTTATGATGAacacttattttttttgtcttcgaAAAACTCTCTCATTCAGTGTACAGATTATTCATAAATGCTTCACATGTTCTTTGTGTCAACATATTGAGGTCGTATCAATGTGTTCTCATgctattctttttatttcatatagtAACCTGTGGGAGCGAATGGGTACAACAATTAGAGAATAACCAACAAGGCAATGTAGTAACCGGTAGTAAAGAAACGCTTCGACAGGATATCTTGAGTGGTGCAAAAGTTCGGATCAGTTTTGGAAATTATTATGCAGATACCCAGTTTACGTACATCCTAAATGATGAAGTGTGTGTACAGTCACTTTTTCATATCAGCAAGAATGGTTGGGATAAACATCAAACTAAGGCATATTGGTGGTTTCTCAACGTATGTACTACTGGAAATGTACACATGTCTCGGTGGTTTGTCGGAAATCATACTCAACAGTCAACACCAGAAACAAAAACTAAATACAGTGTCAGATGGTTTACAAggtatataaagaaataaatagcTTTCTTATTACTTTTTAAAGTAGCGAGTGTGGAAAAACAGGTATATAGGTGGCAcagtagtatttgcattccagaatttaggttattcttttgtgtaccctacctaagtcaatgtatctgaacagtgtgcTTGAACATAAAATATAGTATCAACTGCACacactttcccaaactgagggatgaatcatgtgtagaaaaatatgaaataattttacaaacagatgaaaatgaatttttaagattttttttaattgtgtattcAATGCATGATAAAAGACTTAAAAGCACTAGTGgccttaaatttttgaaaatagcaaaaaaagtaagcggtcatgatacacatttatatttatttctgaatTGTCAAATGAAAGTACTTTAGTTAACTgtgaaagttattttttttagcaGTGTTCGAAAGTggtcaaaattctaaaaaggctataattatcccttatgggccaggaaatactaccgtacATATATTATGACTCTCTTGTATTAAATTAAGGTCTGTTTCTTTTCATACAAAGCACTGATTCTTTTTTACGGATTTCACTATATCTTAAGTACTGTTTGGATCGAACAGCCCTGCAGCATATGTATTACTTTATGATCTTCGAATAGTCCTGTCTCAAGACATTAATTGTCGGAATGCGCTTCTGATGAAGGAAAGTTGATAACGGTAATGATATGATATTCTTCTGTGGCTTTGTCAAATGAAACTTCAATCTAAAAACATTACAGATGATAACATGTCCATCAATCTTTGAGGACATGTTTCATCAAGTTGAACGTCATAAAATCAAAAAATCGAATAAGGTAGAAGTTTGCATTGCTGATTATATAAATAGatgatgtggtattattgccaatgagataactgttcacaagagaccatatgGCCataataggtcaccgtatggtcttcaacaatgtgCTAGGCCCATATAATAAGTTTTTCTCAGAGtgctttgtttgtttgttgtttctttttcatttaacACCTCATTACTAGTATCTTATACTGAAATAATAATTGCCAAACCAATGTTCTCTCTATTTTCAGACAATTAAGTTCAGAGTCAAATCCTCAAACTCCCATTTACTGCAACTCAGACAGTGGATCAGCAAGCTGTGGCAATATAACACATCTAACAAGAGCTGTTGCTAACGGAGCAGAAATTCACGTTACGAATGTAAAAGGTAAACAAGCGGCAGCtcttgaattttcaaatatagcATATAATAAAGCTGAAACGAAAGTAGCTGGAACACATTTGTGGCAAGTAAGTCAGTCAATTGTCGGAAATCATATAGAATTCCAGCAGAATGCGTATTGGTTTTTTACTCTATGGTCAACCGATGGAACACGCGATTTTTCAAGATGGTCTGTTGGTGAACATACTGACCGAGGACATTCTAATGGCAAAGCATCGATGAAATGGTTTGCTGATACATGTTGGACCTTAGCATATGAACATGACAAAGACGGACAAGTCATCGATGGTTCCCTGGAGTTCTTACGCTCAGCTATTTTAGTTGGCAAACGGGTGAGGCTAGTTTACTCAGATTATACGTACGGAATTGAAGCTGACCAGTTAGTGGTAAGAAACGGTCATGTAACTGCGCAAGTTCTAGGCCACGTatcgaaagcaaatttacagaaatTTCAGGACAACGCACACT is from Mytilus galloprovincialis chromosome 6, xbMytGall1.hap1.1, whole genome shotgun sequence and encodes:
- the LOC143080566 gene encoding uncharacterized protein LOC143080566, yielding MIWSGTVFLISISLITVESCQQNGITCGSEWVQQLENNQQGNVVTGSKETLRQDILSGAKVRISFGNYYADTQFTYILNDEVCVQSLFHISKNGWDKHQTKAYWWFLNVCTTGNVHMSRWFVGNHTQQSTPETKTKYSVRWFTRQLSSESNPQTPIYCNSDSGSASCGNITHLTRAVANGAEIHVTNVKGKQAAALEFSNIAYNKAETKVAGTHLWQVSQSIVGNHIEFQQNAYWFFTLWSTDGTRDFSRWSVGEHTDRGHSNGKASMKWFADTCWTLAYEHDKDGQVIDGSLEFLRSAILVGKRVRLVYSDYTYGIEADQLVVRNGHVTAQVLGHVSKANLQKFQDNAHWYWQNVATTGNVETIRYNVGSHTNRGSSNERQATKWFIDSRPWQHAYSNSETGVTTHGSKASLIQGVKDGKMLRFTIKSTTCNQLNNDYIAVFNADNADLSPDGNDLAAQHIRSIGLTKDGLYNVAFGSKPYWNFMIATTAGKLDETRWTVGEHQSQGHVNSSSAIDWFVS